The Swingsia samuiensis genome contains the following window.
ACACAATTAGCAACTACAACCCGACCCAAAACCAATCCTATCCCCTTGGTACAGCTAGCATAGATTATCCTCAAATATCACTTGCCCCCCAACCTTATATGAAGGGATCCTACAAATCTTCCGATACAACAACACAATCCCTGCTGTTAGGCGATACCGTCTCCGTTACACACTCACTCGACCTTTTGGGAACAATCGCTTGGAGCTGGTTAAGCACCAACAATTATAACAAGCAAAATATTAAAGTATCCACGTATCAAAAAAATGCAGCTTTCACGCCTAGCCTTAGTGCACTTTACAAAATAACACCCAACCAAAGTGTTTACTTTACATGGGGACGCTCAATAGAAGCAGGCCCCACAGCCCCTGCCAGTGCAAAAAATGCCTATAAGAGCTTAGCCCCCTTACGCTCAACAGAATATGAAGCAGGTTATAAGATTCTTTTATCATCGAAACTACACATGAATGTTGCTGTTTTTCGAATGAAACGCCCTTATAGTTTCACCAACCCTAGTACCCTTATATTCGGCACGTACGGCCAGCAGATTAATTATGGTTTTGAATATCAGGTTGCTGGAAATATTTCACATAACCTAAACGTACTTGGTGGTGTCACATGGCTCGATGCACAAAATAAGCATACCGCCTCCTTAGAAACGTCCAATAAGCAAGTTGTTGGCGTTCCTCCAGTTCAAATGAACTTCTTATTTGATTATCAAATCCCTTTTCTTCCTCAGAGTGCTTTCAATACAAACCTTCACTTCACGGACCGACGTGCGGCCAATATTCAAAATACAATTTTTGCACCGTCCTATTTTACTTTGGATTTAGGCCTGCGCCATTCTTTCTTTCTTCAAAAAACGCCCATTACCCTTCGTTTTTTGATCAAAAACATAACGAACAAAACCTACTGGGCTTCTCTTTACCCTTCTAGCATTAACGGTGATACGAATGCCACCAACGCCGCCGTTGCAGGCTTACCACGAACCTATCACTTTTCACTGGATACCGCTTTTTAACTTTCCTGCCTCTCATTTTTTTGATAATGAGAGGCATTCTTAATATTCATGCTTTTGGATGACTTCAAACATAAGGATCATACTATGCTCATCCGTATTCCAAATGTTTTGTCTCCTGAAGAAGTTCAGCACTGCCGCGCCACACTTGAGCAATCAACATGGACAGATGGTCGCATTACTGCTGGCGAGCAGTCAGCAAAAGCCAAGCTGAATTTACAAATCCCTCAAGATTCAAAAGAAGGGCGAGAATTAGGAGAACTCATTCTCCGTGCCCTCGGGCGCAACCCTATATTTAATAGTGCCGCTTTACCTTTGCGTGTCTATCCACCACTCTTTAACCGATACGATACTGGCATGCACTTTAATGCGCATGTTGATAATGCCATTCGCCCAATCCCTGGGGCAGGGTTTCGCATCCGAACAGATGTTTCTTCTA
Protein-coding sequences here:
- a CDS encoding Fe2+-dependent dioxygenase, whose product is MLIRIPNVLSPEEVQHCRATLEQSTWTDGRITAGEQSAKAKLNLQIPQDSKEGRELGELILRALGRNPIFNSAALPLRVYPPLFNRYDTGMHFNAHVDNAIRPIPGAGFRIRTDVSSTLFLTSPEEYDGGELVIQDTYGTHSVKLPAGDMVVYPSSSLHSVNRVTRGSRWASFFWSQSMVRDDTKRALLYEFDCSIIETRKSLPDDHPAVLGLTSTYHNLLRQWAEL